A single genomic interval of Psychroserpens sp. NJDZ02 harbors:
- the hemB gene encoding porphobilinogen synthase — translation MYPIKRNRRLRTNEAIRSLVRETIISPNDFLVPLFVVEGKGIKEEIASMPNYYRYSLDLLENEVKALWTLGLKSVLLFVKVPDNLKDNKGTEAINPKGLMQRAIKAVKNACPDMLVMTDVALDPYSAYGHDGIIENGTVLNDESVEVLTEMSVSHIEAGADFVAPSDMMDGRILSIREAFEDEGYTDAGIMSYSAKYASAFYGPFRDALDSAPVDAQDIPKDKKTYQMDYANRFEALRETEMDIDEGADIVMVKPGLCYLDIVREIKNEVDVPVAVYQVSGEYAMLKAAAEKGWLDHDAVMMEQITAIKRAGADIIASYFAKDVVKLIS, via the coding sequence ATGTACCCAATTAAGAGAAATAGAAGATTAAGAACAAACGAAGCTATTAGAAGCTTAGTTAGAGAAACGATTATCTCTCCAAACGATTTTTTAGTACCACTTTTTGTGGTTGAAGGAAAAGGCATCAAAGAAGAAATTGCTTCCATGCCCAATTACTATAGGTATAGCTTAGATTTATTAGAAAATGAAGTCAAAGCACTTTGGACACTAGGTTTGAAATCGGTTTTACTATTTGTAAAAGTACCAGACAATTTAAAAGACAATAAAGGGACTGAGGCTATAAATCCAAAAGGACTAATGCAACGCGCCATTAAAGCAGTTAAAAATGCGTGCCCTGATATGCTAGTAATGACCGATGTGGCACTAGACCCATACTCTGCTTACGGGCATGATGGCATTATAGAAAACGGAACCGTGTTAAATGACGAGAGCGTAGAAGTATTAACAGAAATGAGTGTTTCTCATATTGAAGCTGGTGCTGATTTTGTAGCCCCAAGCGACATGATGGATGGTCGTATTTTATCTATCCGTGAAGCTTTTGAAGACGAAGGATATACAGATGCGGGAATCATGAGTTATTCTGCTAAATATGCGTCTGCTTTTTATGGTCCTTTTCGTGATGCTTTAGACTCTGCTCCTGTAGATGCACAAGATATTCCAAAAGACAAAAAAACGTACCAGATGGATTACGCTAATCGTTTTGAGGCGTTACGCGAAACAGAAATGGATATAGATGAAGGTGCAGATATCGTCATGGTAAAACCAGGATTGTGTTATTTAGATATTGTACGAGAAATTAAAAATGAAGTCGATGTACCCGTTGCAGTATATCAAGTTTCTGGAGAATACGCTATGCTTAAGGCTGCTGCCGAAAAAGGTTGGCTAGATCATGATGCTGTTATGATGGAGCAAATTACAGCTATAAAACGTGCTGGTGCAGACATCATTGCTAGTTATTTTGCTAAAGATGTTGTTAAGCTAATTTCATAA
- a CDS encoding CNNM domain-containing protein has translation MALLLFYGTISIFFSFLCSILEAVLLSVTPTFINLKKKEGKSFATNLEELKKDVDRPLIAILTLNTIAHTVGAILVGKEAEGLYGNGDGYGVFIVSAVMTLLILVASEIIPKTIGATYWKSLAGFTTTALNILIFPLKWTGLLWLMQLTTKLIGGKGHGSVLSREGFLVMADMAHDEGVFEGNESKIIKNLLTFKEVFAKNVMTPRTVMKSENEETTVEDFFNRNMNLRFSRIPVYSETEDNIKGLVLKDEIFKEMALGNGSKKLVELKRDIIIVDRNLPIPTLFEQLVETRNHMALVVDEYGSVSGIVTMEDVIETLLGMEIMDESDNVSDLQSLARKSWESRAKKLGIIDENNPEK, from the coding sequence ATGGCTTTACTACTCTTTTACGGAACGATCTCAATCTTTTTTTCATTTTTATGCTCCATTCTTGAAGCAGTACTTTTAAGTGTAACCCCAACATTTATCAATCTTAAAAAGAAAGAAGGCAAATCATTTGCTACCAATTTAGAAGAACTAAAAAAAGATGTCGACAGACCTTTAATTGCTATTCTTACTTTAAATACAATTGCACATACTGTAGGCGCTATTTTAGTCGGTAAAGAAGCAGAAGGACTTTACGGAAACGGTGATGGTTATGGCGTATTTATAGTATCTGCAGTAATGACACTTTTAATTTTAGTAGCTTCAGAAATTATACCAAAAACAATTGGAGCAACGTACTGGAAAAGCTTAGCGGGTTTTACTACAACCGCACTAAATATTTTAATATTTCCTTTAAAATGGACTGGATTATTATGGTTAATGCAATTAACTACAAAACTTATTGGAGGCAAAGGACATGGTAGTGTTTTAAGTCGTGAAGGCTTTTTAGTAATGGCCGATATGGCTCATGACGAAGGTGTTTTTGAAGGTAATGAAAGTAAAATCATTAAAAACTTATTAACTTTTAAAGAAGTTTTTGCTAAAAATGTGATGACACCACGTACCGTAATGAAATCTGAAAATGAAGAGACTACTGTTGAAGATTTTTTTAACAGAAACATGAACCTTAGATTTTCCAGAATTCCTGTGTACTCAGAAACCGAAGACAACATTAAAGGATTAGTTTTAAAAGACGAGATTTTTAAAGAAATGGCTTTAGGGAATGGTTCTAAAAAATTAGTAGAACTTAAAAGAGATATTATAATTGTAGATCGAAACTTACCAATACCAACCCTATTTGAGCAACTTGTAGAAACTAGAAACCACATGGCTTTGGTTGTTGACGAATACGGAAGTGTTAGCGGAATTGTAACCATGGAGGACGTAATTGAAACCCTTTTAGGTATGGAAATTATGGATGAGAGTGACAACGTTAGTGACTTACAAAGTTTGGCACGAAAAAGTTGGGAGTCGCGCGCTAAGAAACTAGGAATTATAGACGAAAATAATCCAGAAAAATAA
- a CDS encoding methylated-DNA--[protein]-cysteine S-methyltransferase: MEDCIIQSPLGFTKITGDINGIAGVTVLNSEASITQTIPKVLETCVLQLNEYFEGSRTAFNLKLNPKGTDFQNRVWEALQTIPHGKTTSYLALSKQLGDAKAIRAVANANGKNPLWIIIPCHRVIGSDGSLTGYAGGLYRKQWLIDHESPYKQTTLF, encoded by the coding sequence ATGGAAGACTGCATTATCCAATCACCTTTAGGTTTTACTAAAATAACTGGTGATATAAATGGTATTGCAGGCGTCACGGTTTTAAATTCTGAAGCATCAATTACTCAGACCATACCAAAGGTTTTGGAAACCTGTGTACTTCAATTAAATGAATATTTTGAAGGATCACGAACGGCATTCAACTTAAAGCTAAACCCTAAAGGCACTGACTTTCAGAACCGCGTTTGGGAAGCATTACAAACTATTCCTCATGGCAAAACAACGTCGTACCTCGCCCTTTCAAAACAATTAGGCGATGCCAAAGCTATTCGTGCAGTTGCTAATGCCAATGGTAAAAATCCATTATGGATCATTATTCCTTGCCACAGAGTTATTGGTAGCGATGGTAGCCTAACAGGCTATGCTGGAGGTTTATACCGTAAACAATGGCTAATAGATCACGAAAGCCCTTATAAACAAACCACTCTTTTTTAA
- a CDS encoding DUF4442 domain-containing protein, protein MYKVATEFLTRFIKPANIYKYGFNWSPMYRRTTAKIITVSDDLHYVKIRLKLNWKNRNYAGTLFGGSMLSATDPIYMIQLIQILGNDYVVWDKAVTAKYKRPGKGTIYGEFIFSVEEIKALKAQLKTEQQVDLIKTMQLVNTNAEVIAEFSKTLYVADKAYYKKKQALRRAK, encoded by the coding sequence ATGTACAAAGTTGCTACCGAATTTTTAACACGCTTTATAAAACCAGCAAACATCTATAAGTACGGATTTAACTGGTCTCCAATGTACAGACGTACGACTGCAAAAATAATCACAGTTAGTGACGATTTACATTACGTTAAAATCAGATTAAAACTGAATTGGAAAAATCGTAATTATGCAGGAACACTATTTGGAGGAAGCATGCTATCTGCAACAGATCCTATTTATATGATTCAGCTAATTCAGATACTGGGAAACGACTACGTGGTTTGGGACAAAGCCGTCACCGCAAAGTATAAACGTCCAGGCAAAGGCACTATTTATGGTGAGTTTATTTTTTCTGTTGAAGAAATTAAAGCCCTAAAAGCGCAACTAAAAACTGAGCAGCAAGTAGACCTTATAAAAACAATGCAATTAGTGAATACTAACGCTGAGGTTATTGCTGAATTTTCAAAAACACTTTATGTTGCTGATAAAGCGTACTACAAGAAAAAGCAAGCCCTAAGACGAGCTAAATAA
- a CDS encoding serine hydrolase domain-containing protein gives MKFIKKLFKVLIVLFALLIATLYITDTDYLIKAVRTIYLRGHTTAFLDDYKKFDNQVIANGTPQPWPNHADYNSIKETSTLQKANKDWETVAYVIIKNDSVWFENYYGGYNKDSKSNSFSMAKSYVSGLMGKAIMDGYIKSLDQPVCDFLPAFCDGDATKMTVGDLSSMASGTDWDEAYYSPLSITTRAYFDDDLQKVMNGLKVVTEPGQAFKYASGDTQMLAMVIEKATGKKMYDYLTESFWKPLGSENPTLWQVDSAEDDLVKAYCCIASNAKDFARFGKLYKDNGKWNGQQILDSAFVAKSLKPRFPSSPEYGYGWWLKNQNGKDFYMMRGHLGQYVIVQPDDNIIIVRLGHKKSPDAGVGVFTDDISLYIDEAYKMLDMKP, from the coding sequence ATGAAATTCATAAAAAAACTATTTAAAGTGCTTATTGTACTTTTTGCTTTACTAATCGCCACCCTTTATATTACAGATACCGATTACCTTATTAAAGCTGTACGCACCATTTATTTACGCGGACACACGACAGCCTTTTTAGACGATTACAAAAAGTTTGACAATCAAGTTATTGCCAACGGAACACCTCAACCTTGGCCAAATCATGCCGATTATAATTCTATAAAAGAAACCTCAACATTGCAAAAAGCGAACAAGGATTGGGAAACAGTTGCTTATGTTATAATAAAAAATGATAGTGTTTGGTTTGAAAACTATTATGGTGGCTATAACAAAGACTCTAAATCCAACTCATTTTCTATGGCTAAAAGCTATGTCTCTGGATTAATGGGAAAAGCAATTATGGATGGCTATATTAAAAGTTTAGACCAACCAGTTTGCGACTTCTTACCCGCTTTTTGCGATGGCGATGCGACTAAAATGACCGTTGGAGATTTATCAAGCATGGCCTCAGGTACAGATTGGGACGAAGCCTATTACTCTCCATTATCAATCACAACCCGTGCTTATTTTGACGATGATTTACAAAAAGTAATGAACGGACTTAAAGTCGTTACGGAACCAGGACAAGCCTTTAAATATGCGAGTGGAGATACACAAATGCTAGCCATGGTTATCGAAAAAGCAACAGGTAAAAAAATGTACGATTATTTAACTGAAAGCTTTTGGAAACCTTTAGGTAGCGAAAATCCAACGTTATGGCAAGTTGATAGTGCCGAGGATGATTTAGTCAAAGCCTATTGTTGTATTGCTAGTAATGCTAAAGATTTTGCGCGTTTTGGAAAACTATATAAAGACAACGGAAAATGGAATGGACAGCAAATATTAGACTCTGCTTTTGTTGCTAAATCTTTAAAACCTCGTTTTCCATCTAGTCCCGAATATGGCTATGGCTGGTGGTTAAAAAACCAAAACGGGAAAGACTTTTATATGATGCGAGGACACCTCGGACAATACGTTATCGTACAACCAGATGACAATATCATTATTGTACGTTTAGGCCATAAAAAATCACCCGATGCTGGTGTCGGCGTCTTTACCGATGATATCTCCCTGTATATTGATGAGGCTTATAAGATGTTGGATATGAAACCTTAA
- a CDS encoding 3'-5' exonuclease, protein MISKLNLENILFLDIETVPETHHFSELDKTKQDLWEAKSRYQRKEEFTPEEFYDRAGIWAEFGKIICISVGYFSMQDDTRLFRTTSFHGEEHKLLVAFKNLLISHFSQAKHLLCAHNGKEFDFPYIARRMIIHNIELPNKLNLFGKKPWEISHLDTMELWKFGDYKTYTSLKLMTNVLGIPSPKDDIDGSEVYKTYYEDNDINRIIVYCEKDTIAVAQIFLRLRGESILTDDEIIHI, encoded by the coding sequence ATGATCTCTAAACTAAACCTAGAAAATATCTTATTTTTAGACATCGAAACCGTTCCAGAAACACACCATTTCTCTGAATTAGATAAAACCAAACAAGACCTTTGGGAGGCTAAATCACGCTACCAACGTAAGGAAGAATTTACTCCCGAAGAATTTTATGATCGTGCGGGAATTTGGGCAGAGTTTGGAAAAATAATATGTATTTCGGTGGGTTATTTTTCTATGCAAGATGATACTCGTTTATTCAGAACGACTTCTTTTCATGGAGAAGAACATAAACTATTAGTTGCGTTTAAAAACTTACTAATCTCTCATTTTAGTCAAGCAAAACACCTATTATGTGCCCATAACGGTAAAGAGTTTGATTTTCCATACATCGCTAGACGTATGATTATCCATAATATTGAACTGCCTAATAAACTAAATTTATTTGGCAAAAAACCATGGGAAATCTCGCATTTAGACACCATGGAACTATGGAAATTTGGTGACTACAAAACATATACGTCTTTAAAATTAATGACTAATGTCTTGGGCATTCCGTCGCCTAAAGATGATATTGATGGTAGTGAAGTCTACAAAACATATTACGAAGACAATGACATTAATCGCATTATCGTATACTGCGAAAAAGACACCATTGCAGTTGCCCAAATATTTTTACGTTTACGCGGCGAATCAATCTTAACAGATGATGAGATAATTCATATTTAA
- a CDS encoding M4 family metallopeptidase — translation MKHKIILFLMSLLFSTGIYAQNKRQTKFIKLDAFEKHNVKDAKQLITTNLGLTSDDALVKVKTENDQLGFTHDTYQQYFQGVKVEFGIYKAHAKNGNLMLLNGALFSPGKLKVVPTLNKQAAFDKAVLSVGASRYLWESPDEAKIMGNYKKPEGELVVFPGEVINKSKARLAYKFDVYATQPVSRAYIYVDAHSGAILYSDSIIKHLDHYSSGTRKNKSVSEAPFVTGNAATRYSGNQSIETTLSGGNYILRETTRGNGIETYDMNMGINYNSAVNFTDNDNSWTAAEHANANKDNAALDAHWGAEKTYDYFYQTFNRDSYDDNGAAIKSYVHFDLVEYGYDNQDNAFWNGSVMTYGDGTSFDPLTSLDIAAHEIGHAICENTANLTYSYQSGAMNEGFSDIWAASVEYYADPAKDTWLLAEEIGGPIRSLSNPNDYGQPDTYLGTNWYTGSGDSGGVHYNSGVLNHWFYILTVGKNGTNDNNDAYSVSAVGIDAASAIAYRLESVYLVSSSQYADARTGGIQAAIDLFGAGSAEEIAVTNAWYAVGLGDEYVQTCALAAPSNLGSSNIGDNNFTVSWGSVSGADDYTITIGTTANTVSGTTYTASGLASGTTYAVSVVANCTTGGSGSSANSNVTTTGTAPLNYCDSNGNSVSDEYIARVQLGSIDNVTGGTSGGYADHTSISASLIKGASATITVTPTWSGTAYSEGYSVWIDYNQDGDFSDSGEQVWTQSASKTTPVSGTFTVPSGAINGATRMRVSMKYNAVPTSCEAFSYGEVEDYTVTITSGTADTVKPVIALTGSATINLTVGDTYNELGATATDDVDGNLTASISITGTVNTSVAGTYTKNYNVSDAAGNVANQVSRTVVVNPASTSDTAVNLSITFDNYPEETSWTITDGSGSPVASGGTYASQADGSTLNVSTELPVGCYSLTINDAYGDGICCSYGNGSYTLTDGSVVLASGASFASSETTTFCVGGATSATFSAFTSGVTETLDNQFKIYPNPTKQQLNVSLVGFKAQSYEVKNILGQTVLQGRYTNIIDVSKLQDGIYVLQLNIGEKTKLKKFIKQ, via the coding sequence ATGAAACACAAAATTATTTTATTCTTAATGTCACTGTTGTTCTCAACTGGGATCTATGCCCAGAATAAACGACAAACTAAATTTATTAAACTAGATGCGTTTGAAAAGCACAATGTAAAAGACGCAAAGCAATTGATTACTACAAATCTTGGTCTGACCTCCGATGATGCTTTAGTCAAAGTTAAAACAGAAAATGATCAATTGGGGTTTACGCATGACACATACCAACAGTATTTTCAAGGTGTAAAAGTTGAATTTGGGATTTACAAAGCGCATGCTAAAAACGGAAATTTAATGCTGTTGAATGGGGCTCTTTTTTCACCAGGGAAATTAAAAGTTGTTCCTACTTTAAATAAGCAAGCAGCATTTGATAAAGCAGTGTTATCTGTAGGTGCTTCACGTTACTTATGGGAGTCTCCAGACGAAGCTAAAATTATGGGTAACTACAAAAAGCCTGAGGGCGAATTAGTTGTTTTTCCAGGAGAGGTTATTAATAAATCAAAAGCTAGGTTAGCTTATAAATTTGATGTGTATGCAACGCAACCAGTTAGCAGGGCGTATATTTATGTAGATGCGCATTCTGGAGCCATTTTATATTCAGATTCAATTATTAAACATTTAGATCATTACAGTTCGGGAACTCGTAAAAACAAATCTGTAAGTGAAGCGCCTTTTGTTACTGGTAATGCAGCAACGCGTTATAGTGGAAATCAAAGTATAGAAACGACTTTAAGTGGTGGAAATTATATTTTAAGAGAAACGACAAGAGGAAATGGGATTGAAACTTATGATATGAATATGGGCATCAATTATAATAGTGCTGTAAATTTTACAGATAACGATAATTCCTGGACAGCTGCAGAGCACGCAAACGCTAACAAGGATAATGCTGCTCTTGATGCACATTGGGGTGCTGAGAAGACCTATGATTATTTTTATCAAACATTTAATAGAGATAGTTATGATGATAATGGTGCTGCTATAAAAAGTTATGTACATTTTGATTTGGTAGAATATGGTTATGATAATCAGGATAATGCCTTTTGGAATGGGAGTGTAATGACGTATGGTGATGGGACTAGTTTTGACCCATTAACATCGTTAGATATTGCCGCTCATGAAATTGGTCATGCCATCTGTGAAAATACAGCCAATCTTACCTATTCTTATCAGTCAGGTGCAATGAATGAAGGGTTTTCTGATATTTGGGCAGCAAGTGTTGAGTATTATGCAGATCCTGCAAAGGATACTTGGTTGTTAGCAGAAGAGATTGGTGGGCCAATTAGATCATTATCAAATCCAAACGATTATGGGCAACCTGATACTTATTTAGGTACAAACTGGTACACGGGATCAGGAGATAGTGGTGGTGTGCATTATAATAGTGGTGTTTTAAATCATTGGTTTTATATTTTGACTGTTGGAAAAAATGGTACAAATGATAACAATGATGCTTATAGTGTTAGTGCTGTGGGTATTGATGCAGCTTCAGCAATTGCGTATAGATTGGAAAGTGTTTATTTAGTATCAAGCTCTCAATATGCTGATGCGCGAACTGGAGGTATTCAGGCAGCTATAGATTTATTTGGAGCAGGTTCGGCAGAAGAAATTGCAGTTACTAATGCTTGGTATGCAGTAGGATTAGGAGATGAATATGTTCAAACTTGTGCATTAGCAGCGCCTTCAAATTTAGGGTCTTCTAATATTGGAGATAACAATTTTACCGTGTCTTGGGGTTCTGTTTCTGGAGCTGATGATTATACAATTACAATCGGGACTACTGCCAATACGGTATCTGGAACGACGTATACTGCTTCGGGTTTAGCTAGTGGAACAACCTATGCTGTTTCTGTAGTCGCAAACTGTACAACAGGCGGAAGTGGAAGTTCTGCAAATAGTAATGTAACAACAACAGGAACGGCGCCATTAAATTATTGTGATTCTAATGGTAATAGTGTTTCAGATGAGTACATTGCAAGAGTTCAATTAGGAAGTATTGATAATGTAACGGGAGGAACTTCTGGAGGTTATGCAGATCATACTTCTATTTCTGCTAGTTTAATTAAAGGGGCTTCCGCAACTATAACGGTAACTCCTACTTGGTCTGGTACTGCTTATTCTGAAGGGTATTCTGTTTGGATAGATTATAACCAAGATGGTGACTTTTCAGATTCTGGAGAACAAGTTTGGACACAATCGGCTTCAAAGACAACGCCGGTAAGTGGTACTTTTACAGTGCCATCAGGAGCTATAAATGGGGCAACCAGAATGCGTGTATCCATGAAGTATAATGCTGTGCCAACATCTTGTGAAGCGTTCTCTTACGGAGAGGTGGAAGATTATACGGTTACTATTACTTCAGGAACAGCAGACACGGTTAAACCAGTAATTGCTTTAACGGGAAGTGCAACCATTAATTTAACGGTTGGAGATACTTATAACGAATTAGGGGCAACAGCTACAGATGATGTAGATGGAAACTTGACAGCTAGTATAAGCATTACAGGAACGGTTAATACAAGTGTCGCTGGTACGTATACTAAAAATTATAATGTTAGTGATGCGGCTGGTAATGTCGCTAATCAAGTGTCAAGGACTGTAGTTGTAAATCCTGCTAGTACAAGCGATACCGCGGTTAATTTATCGATTACTTTTGATAACTATCCAGAAGAAACGTCCTGGACGATTACAGATGGTTCTGGAAGTCCAGTGGCATCCGGAGGTACTTACGCTAGTCAAGCAGATGGTTCTACATTAAATGTCAGTACAGAGCTACCAGTGGGTTGTTATTCACTTACCATCAATGATGCGTATGGAGATGGTATTTGTTGTTCCTATGGTAATGGTTCTTATACTTTAACAGATGGAAGTGTTGTCTTAGCTAGTGGCGCTTCTTTTGCTAGTTCAGAAACAACAACGTTTTGTGTGGGAGGCGCAACAAGTGCAACTTTTAGTGCTTTTACTTCGGGAGTAACCGAAACTTTAGATAATCAATTTAAGATTTATCCTAATCCGACAAAACAACAACTTAATGTAAGTTTAGTAGGGTTTAAGGCACAAAGCTATGAGGTTAAAAACATATTAGGGCAAACGGTGCTTCAAGGACGATATACTAATATAATTGATGTCTCTAAATTGCAAGATGGTATATATGTCTTACAATTAAATATAGGAGAAAAAACAAAGCTTAAAAAGTTTATTAAGCAATAG
- a CDS encoding GEVED domain-containing protein — protein sequence MKKTITLSVLSFLLTFSLFAQQERNCSSMENLEYRKQLDPTLQQRMDQIEAFTQQKVAQPQAARVDGSIITIPVVIHVLYRNSTENISEAQIQSQLDVLNEDFRRTNPDADNSWSQAADTQIQFCLSTVDPNGNATTGITRKSTTRQDWGTSDAMKSTSTGGVNPWDTSEYLNMWVVPQMLSQGGTILGYAQFPGGSAATDGVVMAYNYFGRVGNVSAPFDGGRTTTHEVGHYLNLRHIWGDSNCGNDFVSDTPTHQTSNGGCPVGQVSCSSTDMVQNYMDYTNDSCMNLFTEGQKTRMRAVLEAGGVRRTLALSDKCGSVGTTPTCTDGIQNGDETGVDCGGSSCTPCTTGTQYCDSQGNSANDEYISNVKVGSINNASGAQLYSDFTSVSTNLTKGSSNTITITPAWTGSAYSEGYAVWIDYNNDGDFTDSGEQVFSKAASSATVASGSFTVPTSATTGTTRLRVSMKYNGVPTSCEAFSYGEVEDYTVNITAGVADAVKPVISLTGSTTINLTVGDTYNELGATATDNVDGNLTSSIVITGTVNTNSAGTYTRYYNVSDAAGNAANQKSRSIVVSAASSGSTDVNLSITFDNYPEETSWSIADSSGSTVASGGTYASQADGSTLNVSAELPTGCYTLTINDAYGDGICCSYGNGSYALTDGGTVLVSGSSFTSSETTSFCVGGASATFSSSAHSVVTTLDSQFKVYPNPAKQQLNVSLIGFEAQSFEVKNLLGQTVLEGRYTSAIDVSKLQGGMYVLQLNIGEKIKLKKFIKE from the coding sequence ATGAAAAAAACAATTACTTTATCGGTATTAAGTTTTTTATTGACCTTTTCCCTTTTTGCTCAGCAAGAAAGAAATTGTTCGTCAATGGAAAATTTAGAGTACAGAAAACAACTTGATCCAACATTGCAACAAAGAATGGATCAAATAGAAGCTTTCACGCAACAAAAAGTGGCACAACCTCAGGCTGCAAGAGTTGATGGAAGTATAATTACCATACCGGTAGTTATTCATGTATTATATAGAAATAGTACAGAAAATATCAGTGAAGCACAAATTCAGTCTCAATTAGATGTTTTAAACGAAGATTTTAGACGTACTAATCCAGATGCAGATAACAGTTGGTCGCAAGCTGCAGATACACAAATTCAGTTTTGTTTATCAACAGTAGATCCAAATGGGAATGCAACGACAGGTATTACGAGAAAGTCTACCACTAGACAAGATTGGGGAACATCAGATGCGATGAAAAGCACCTCCACAGGAGGTGTTAACCCATGGGATACTTCAGAGTATTTAAATATGTGGGTGGTCCCTCAAATGTTAAGTCAAGGGGGTACCATTTTAGGTTATGCACAGTTCCCAGGAGGTAGTGCGGCAACGGATGGTGTTGTAATGGCGTATAACTATTTTGGTCGTGTTGGTAATGTGTCTGCTCCGTTTGATGGAGGACGTACAACAACGCATGAAGTAGGACATTATTTAAACTTACGTCACATTTGGGGAGATTCTAATTGTGGGAATGATTTTGTAAGTGATACACCTACGCACCAAACTTCTAATGGAGGTTGTCCAGTTGGACAAGTCTCTTGTAGTTCTACAGATATGGTTCAAAACTACATGGATTATACTAACGATTCTTGTATGAACTTGTTTACTGAAGGTCAAAAAACACGTATGCGTGCTGTTTTAGAAGCAGGTGGTGTAAGACGTACTTTAGCGTTGTCTGATAAATGTGGAAGTGTAGGGACTACTCCAACGTGTACAGATGGAATACAAAATGGTGACGAAACAGGTGTTGATTGTGGAGGTTCTTCATGTACGCCATGTACTACAGGGACACAGTATTGCGATTCTCAAGGTAATAGTGCGAATGACGAATATATTAGTAACGTAAAAGTAGGATCTATTAACAATGCTTCTGGAGCTCAGTTATATTCTGATTTTACAAGTGTGTCTACTAACTTAACAAAAGGATCTTCAAATACAATTACAATTACGCCAGCATGGACTGGTAGTGCTTATTCTGAAGGGTATGCTGTTTGGATTGATTATAATAATGATGGCGATTTTACAGATTCTGGAGAGCAAGTTTTTTCTAAAGCAGCGTCTTCAGCAACAGTAGCAAGTGGAAGCTTTACTGTGCCAACAAGTGCAACAACAGGAACTACAAGATTACGTGTTTCTATGAAGTATAATGGTGTACCAACATCTTGTGAAGCTTTTTCTTATGGGGAAGTAGAAGATTATACTGTAAACATTACAGCAGGAGTTGCAGATGCAGTTAAGCCTGTAATTTCGTTAACGGGAAGTACAACTATTAATTTAACAGTTGGAGATACTTATAATGAATTAGGAGCAACAGCGACAGATAATGTAGATGGAAACTTAACGTCTAGTATTGTAATTACAGGAACAGTCAATACTAATTCTGCTGGTACATATACTAGGTATTATAATGTTAGTGATGCGGCAGGTAACGCAGCAAATCAAAAATCAAGAAGCATTGTAGTAAGTGCTGCAAGCTCAGGTAGTACAGATGTTAATTTATCAATTACTTTTGATAACTACCCAGAAGAAACGTCATGGTCAATTGCTGATAGTTCTGGTAGTACAGTGGCATCTGGAGGTACTTATGCTAGTCAAGCAGATGGTTCTACTCTAAATGTTAGTGCGGAATTACCAACGGGCTGTTATACTTTAACTATTAATGACGCTTATGGTGATGGTATTTGCTGTTCTTATGGAAATGGATCTTACGCTTTAACCGATGGTGGAACTGTATTAGTTAGCGGAAGTTCTTTTACAAGTTCTGAAACAACATCTTTCTGTGTTGGTGGTGCAAGCGCTACTTTTAGTTCGTCAGCTCATAGTGTAGTCACTACTTTAGATTCTCAATTTAAGGTGTATCCTAATCCAGCAAAACAACAACTTAATGTTAGCTTAATAGGATTTGAAGCGCAAAGTTTTGAGGTTAAAAACCTATTAGGACAAACGGTGCTTGAAGGACGATATACAAGTGCTATTGATGTTTCTAAATTACAAGGTGGTATGTATGTCTTACAATTAAATATTGGAGAGAAAATAAAACTTAAAAAGTTTATTAAAGAATAA